In the genome of Oikeobacillus pervagus, one region contains:
- a CDS encoding SDR family NAD(P)-dependent oxidoreductase — MNKVLVLGASGGMGYALVNELTSRGIETIAFSRTRQKLERLFEGNGLVTVYNGDVFQKSELIKAAEQVTIIYHAINIPYSEWEEKHPIIMGNIVDTAKRQNTKLAIVDNIYAYGRGNGETVKEEFPKRPHTKKGKIRLKLENMAKQSGVPVLFAHFPDFYGPNAENTQIHYMLQSVVKNKRSMFVGDQKIAREYIFTPDGAKALVELSLRDDAYNQNWNIPGFGVITGKDIVQIVKEITGYRKKVSTATKNMIRFMGLFDKGMREFVEMLYLNENPVVLNGGKYEKIIGPVPRTSYEEGLRQTLEFMNARHHP, encoded by the coding sequence ATGAATAAAGTTTTAGTTCTTGGTGCTTCTGGAGGAATGGGATATGCTTTGGTGAATGAGCTTACTTCAAGGGGGATTGAAACGATCGCTTTTTCAAGAACGAGGCAGAAGCTTGAAAGATTATTTGAAGGCAATGGACTTGTGACGGTTTACAATGGGGATGTTTTTCAAAAGAGTGAGCTAATAAAGGCTGCTGAACAAGTGACGATCATCTATCATGCTATTAATATCCCATATTCCGAATGGGAAGAGAAACACCCCATCATTATGGGAAATATTGTTGATACGGCTAAAAGGCAAAATACGAAGCTTGCGATTGTAGATAATATTTATGCTTATGGAAGGGGGAATGGTGAAACAGTAAAGGAGGAGTTTCCGAAACGTCCGCATACAAAAAAGGGGAAAATTCGTTTAAAGTTAGAAAACATGGCGAAGCAGTCGGGAGTTCCAGTATTATTTGCCCATTTTCCTGATTTTTATGGGCCAAATGCGGAAAACACGCAAATTCATTATATGCTGCAATCAGTTGTCAAAAATAAACGATCCATGTTTGTAGGAGATCAAAAAATAGCTAGAGAATATATTTTTACACCAGACGGAGCCAAAGCATTAGTGGAACTATCATTACGTGATGATGCTTACAATCAAAATTGGAATATTCCAGGGTTTGGTGTCATCACAGGTAAGGATATAGTTCAGATTGTCAAGGAAATTACGGGATATAGAAAAAAGGTTTCAACTGCCACGAAAAATATGATTCGCTTCATGGGGCTGTTTGATAAGGGAATGCGTGAGTTTGTGGAGATGTTATATTTGAACGAGAACCCAGTCGTACTAAATGGGGGAAAATACGAAAAGATCATCGGCCCAGTTCCCCGGACCTCCTATGAAGAAGGATTAAGACAAACATTAGAATTTATGAATGCCAGGCACCATCCATAA
- a CDS encoding TetR/AcrR family transcriptional regulator: protein MSPRKSVDEELSKEKIMDVARGLFVKEGYSNVSMRMIAKELNYSHGAIYYHFQNKAELFYAVVSRDFSLLQEELERILTLDLSQEEKLREVLLGFIRFGLNYQSHYEMMFLTKEEELRNYQVQNSNLVYEKFAQSLHLLSNRTLKLREIWSIFLAIHGFVAHYCGCGQSFEDVKGLANFHVDFVLKGILVD from the coding sequence ATGTCACCAAGGAAATCTGTAGATGAGGAACTTTCGAAGGAAAAAATAATGGATGTGGCTAGGGGATTATTTGTAAAGGAGGGGTATTCGAATGTTTCGATGCGGATGATTGCGAAAGAGCTAAATTATAGTCATGGGGCGATTTATTATCATTTTCAAAATAAAGCTGAGTTATTTTATGCAGTGGTTTCACGGGATTTTTCTTTACTTCAAGAGGAGTTAGAGCGAATTTTAACCTTAGATCTTTCACAGGAAGAGAAGTTAAGAGAAGTATTACTCGGGTTTATCCGGTTTGGTCTAAATTATCAAAGTCATTATGAGATGATGTTTCTAACGAAGGAGGAAGAGTTAAGAAATTATCAAGTCCAAAATTCTAATCTAGTCTATGAAAAATTTGCGCAGTCCTTGCACTTATTAAGCAATCGGACATTGAAATTAAGAGAAATTTGGTCTATTTTTTTAGCTATTCATGGGTTTGTTGCTCATTATTGTGGATGTGGGCAATCGTTCGAAGATGTGAAAGGACTTGCTAATTTTCATGTCGACTTTGTTTTAAAAGGGATTCTAGTTGATTAA